A window of Pseudophryne corroboree isolate aPseCor3 chromosome 12, aPseCor3.hap2, whole genome shotgun sequence contains these coding sequences:
- the MEF2D gene encoding myocyte-specific enhancer factor 2D isoform X5, producing the protein MGRKKIQIQRITDERNRQVTFTKRKFGLMKKAYELSVLCDCEIALIIFNHSNKLFQYASTDMDKVLLKYTEYNEPHESRTNADIIEALNKKHREYESPDADEVFALTPQTEEKYKKIDEEFDKMMQSYRLASAVPAPNFAMPVTVPVTNQNTLQFSNPGGSLVTQSLMTASLTDPRLLSPQPPLQRNTVSPGLPQRPASAGAMLGGDLNNSNGTCPSPVGNGYISARASPGLIQVSNGNSLGKVIQAKSPPPPSHGNQLGANSRKPDLRVITSQGNKGLMHQLTEEQLEMSAQRLVGVSQAAHSLTTPVVSVATPSLLSHHGLPFSAMSTAYNTDYQLTSADLSSLTSFSSPGGLSLGNVSAWQQQQQQHQQQHQQHHQAQQLVPVSLSNLVSSGQLPHTATLTVNTNPNINIKKEPPSPNRERNTGTPLSSYSHQSRHDATGRSPVDSLSSNASSFEGNDREDARADYTSSLGLLRPSGDAEGDSPSVKRMRLDAWVT; encoded by the exons GTTACGTTCACAAAGCGTAAATTCGGCCTGATGAAGAAAGCCTACGAGCTCAGCGTCCTCTGCGACTGCGAGATCGCCCTCATCATCTTCAACCACTCAAACAAACTGTTCCAGTACGCCAGCACCGATATGGACAAGGTGCTGCTGAAATACACCGAGTACAACGAGCCTCACGAGAGCCGGACAAATGCCGACATTATAGAG GCGCTGAACAAGAAGCACAGGGAGTACGAGAGCCCGGACGCGGATGAGGTGTTCGCGCTGACTCCGCAGACGGAGGAGAAATATAAAAAGATTGACGAGGAGTTTGATAAAATGATGCAGAGTTATAGACTCGCA TCTGCAGTTCCAGCACCGAATTTTGCCATGCCAGTTACTGTACCTGTGACCAATCAGAACACACTGCAGTTCAGCAACCCCGGAGGTTCCCTGGTCACACAGTCTCTGATGACGGCATCACTCACAGACCCCAGGCTGCTGTCTCCGCAGCCACCTTTACAGAGGAACACAGTGTCTCCAGGGCTACCTCAGCGGCCAGCCAGTGCCG GAGCGATGCTTGGCGGAGATCTCAACAACTCTAATGGAACCTGTCCAAGTCCAGTAG GGAACGGCTACATAAGTGCAAGAGCCTCCCCAGGCCTAATACAGGTATCAAATGGGAACAGCCTGGGCAAAGTGATCCAAGCCAAATCGCCGCCACCTCCTTCCCACGGCAATCAGCTCGGAGCCAACAGTCGCAAACCAGATCTGCGCGTCATCACCTCCCAAGGCAACAAGGGATTAATGCATCAATTG ACGGAGGAACAGTTGGAAATG AGTGCACAGAGGTTAGTAGGAGTCTCTCAAGCAGCGCACTCCTTAACAACGCCCGTCGTTTCAGTGGCGACTCCCAGTTTACTGTCACATCATGGACTACCGTTCTCTGCCATGTCCACAGCATACAACACAG ATTACCAGCTGACCAGTGCAGACCTGTCTTCGCTTACCTCGTTCAGCTCCCCAGGAGGTTTGTCACTGGGCAATGTGTCCgcctggcagcaacagcagcaacaacaccagcagcagcaccaacagcatcaCCAAGCGCAGCAGCTGGTCCCAGTGTCACTAAGTAACCTGGT GTCCAGTGGGCAACTCCCACATACTGCCACACTGACCGTCAACACCAACCCTAACATCAACATCAAGAAGGAACCGCCATCACCCAACCGTGAACGCAACACAGGCACTCCCTTGTCATCCTATAGCCACCAGAGTCGACACGATGCCACCGGCCGCTCTCCCGTCGACAGCCTCAGCAGCAACGCAAGCTCCTTTGAAGGCAACGATCGAGAAGACGCAAGGGCCGACTACACGTCGTCACTCGGGCTCCTGAGACCCTCGGGTGATGCAGAGGGCGACAGCCCATCTGTAAAACGCATGCGGCTTGACGCATGGGTAACATAA
- the MEF2D gene encoding myocyte-specific enhancer factor 2D isoform X4, producing the protein MGRKKIQIQRITDERNRQVTFTKRKFGLMKKAYELSVLCDCEIALIIFNHSNKLFQYASTDMDKVLLKYTEYNEPHESRTNADIIETLRKKGFNGCDSPEPDGEDSIDQSPLMEDKYRKASEDLDILFKRYGSAVPAPNFAMPVTVPVTNQNTLQFSNPGGSLVTQSLMTASLTDPRLLSPQPPLQRNTVSPGLPQRPASAGAMLGGDLNNSNGTCPSPVGNGYISARASPGLIQVSNGNSLGKVIQAKSPPPPSHGNQLGANSRKPDLRVITSQGNKGLMHQLTEEQLEMSAQRLVGVSQAAHSLTTPVVSVATPSLLSHHGLPFSAMSTAYNTDYQLTSADLSSLTSFSSPGGLSLGNVSAWQQQQQQHQQQHQQHHQAQQLVPVSLSNLVSSGQLPHTATLTVNTNPNINIKKEPPSPNRERNTGTPLSSYSHQSRHDATGRSPVDSLSSNASSFEGNDREDARADYTSSLGLLRPSGDAEGDSPSVKRMRLDAWVT; encoded by the exons GTTACGTTCACAAAGCGTAAATTCGGCCTGATGAAGAAAGCCTACGAGCTCAGCGTCCTCTGCGACTGCGAGATCGCCCTCATCATCTTCAACCACTCAAACAAACTGTTCCAGTACGCCAGCACCGATATGGACAAGGTGCTGCTGAAATACACCGAGTACAACGAGCCTCACGAGAGCCGGACAAATGCCGACATTATAGAG ACGTTAAGAAAGAAAGGTTTTAACGGGTGTGACAGCCCCGAACCAGACGGAGAGGACTCCATTGACCAGAGCCCTCTCATGGAAGACAAATACCGCAAAGCCAGCGAGGACCTGGACATTCTGTTCAAACGCTACGGC TCTGCAGTTCCAGCACCGAATTTTGCCATGCCAGTTACTGTACCTGTGACCAATCAGAACACACTGCAGTTCAGCAACCCCGGAGGTTCCCTGGTCACACAGTCTCTGATGACGGCATCACTCACAGACCCCAGGCTGCTGTCTCCGCAGCCACCTTTACAGAGGAACACAGTGTCTCCAGGGCTACCTCAGCGGCCAGCCAGTGCCG GAGCGATGCTTGGCGGAGATCTCAACAACTCTAATGGAACCTGTCCAAGTCCAGTAG GGAACGGCTACATAAGTGCAAGAGCCTCCCCAGGCCTAATACAGGTATCAAATGGGAACAGCCTGGGCAAAGTGATCCAAGCCAAATCGCCGCCACCTCCTTCCCACGGCAATCAGCTCGGAGCCAACAGTCGCAAACCAGATCTGCGCGTCATCACCTCCCAAGGCAACAAGGGATTAATGCATCAATTG ACGGAGGAACAGTTGGAAATG AGTGCACAGAGGTTAGTAGGAGTCTCTCAAGCAGCGCACTCCTTAACAACGCCCGTCGTTTCAGTGGCGACTCCCAGTTTACTGTCACATCATGGACTACCGTTCTCTGCCATGTCCACAGCATACAACACAG ATTACCAGCTGACCAGTGCAGACCTGTCTTCGCTTACCTCGTTCAGCTCCCCAGGAGGTTTGTCACTGGGCAATGTGTCCgcctggcagcaacagcagcaacaacaccagcagcagcaccaacagcatcaCCAAGCGCAGCAGCTGGTCCCAGTGTCACTAAGTAACCTGGT GTCCAGTGGGCAACTCCCACATACTGCCACACTGACCGTCAACACCAACCCTAACATCAACATCAAGAAGGAACCGCCATCACCCAACCGTGAACGCAACACAGGCACTCCCTTGTCATCCTATAGCCACCAGAGTCGACACGATGCCACCGGCCGCTCTCCCGTCGACAGCCTCAGCAGCAACGCAAGCTCCTTTGAAGGCAACGATCGAGAAGACGCAAGGGCCGACTACACGTCGTCACTCGGGCTCCTGAGACCCTCGGGTGATGCAGAGGGCGACAGCCCATCTGTAAAACGCATGCGGCTTGACGCATGGGTAACATAA
- the MEF2D gene encoding myocyte-specific enhancer factor 2D isoform X3, producing the protein MGRKKIQIQRITDERNRQVTFTKRKFGLMKKAYELSVLCDCEIALIIFNHSNKLFQYASTDMDKVLLKYTEYNEPHESRTNADIIETLRKKGFNGCDSPEPDGEDSIDQSPLMEDKYRKASEDLDILFKRYGSAVPAPNFAMPVTVPVTNQNTLQFSNPGGSLVTQSLMTASLTDPRLLSPQPPLQRNTVSPGLPQRPASAGAMLGGDLNNSNGTCPSPVDLQRAYIFSSTIQRNGYISARASPGLIQVSNGNSLGKVIQAKSPPPPSHGNQLGANSRKPDLRVITSQGNKGLMHQLSAQRLVGVSQAAHSLTTPVVSVATPSLLSHHGLPFSAMSTAYNTDYQLTSADLSSLTSFSSPGGLSLGNVSAWQQQQQQHQQQHQQHHQAQQLVPVSLSNLVSSGQLPHTATLTVNTNPNINIKKEPPSPNRERNTGTPLSSYSHQSRHDATGRSPVDSLSSNASSFEGNDREDARADYTSSLGLLRPSGDAEGDSPSVKRMRLDAWVT; encoded by the exons GTTACGTTCACAAAGCGTAAATTCGGCCTGATGAAGAAAGCCTACGAGCTCAGCGTCCTCTGCGACTGCGAGATCGCCCTCATCATCTTCAACCACTCAAACAAACTGTTCCAGTACGCCAGCACCGATATGGACAAGGTGCTGCTGAAATACACCGAGTACAACGAGCCTCACGAGAGCCGGACAAATGCCGACATTATAGAG ACGTTAAGAAAGAAAGGTTTTAACGGGTGTGACAGCCCCGAACCAGACGGAGAGGACTCCATTGACCAGAGCCCTCTCATGGAAGACAAATACCGCAAAGCCAGCGAGGACCTGGACATTCTGTTCAAACGCTACGGC TCTGCAGTTCCAGCACCGAATTTTGCCATGCCAGTTACTGTACCTGTGACCAATCAGAACACACTGCAGTTCAGCAACCCCGGAGGTTCCCTGGTCACACAGTCTCTGATGACGGCATCACTCACAGACCCCAGGCTGCTGTCTCCGCAGCCACCTTTACAGAGGAACACAGTGTCTCCAGGGCTACCTCAGCGGCCAGCCAGTGCCG GAGCGATGCTTGGCGGAGATCTCAACAACTCTAATGGAACCTGTCCAAGTCCAGTAG ATTTGCAGAGAGCCTACATATTCTCCAGTACTATACAGA GGAACGGCTACATAAGTGCAAGAGCCTCCCCAGGCCTAATACAGGTATCAAATGGGAACAGCCTGGGCAAAGTGATCCAAGCCAAATCGCCGCCACCTCCTTCCCACGGCAATCAGCTCGGAGCCAACAGTCGCAAACCAGATCTGCGCGTCATCACCTCCCAAGGCAACAAGGGATTAATGCATCAATTG AGTGCACAGAGGTTAGTAGGAGTCTCTCAAGCAGCGCACTCCTTAACAACGCCCGTCGTTTCAGTGGCGACTCCCAGTTTACTGTCACATCATGGACTACCGTTCTCTGCCATGTCCACAGCATACAACACAG ATTACCAGCTGACCAGTGCAGACCTGTCTTCGCTTACCTCGTTCAGCTCCCCAGGAGGTTTGTCACTGGGCAATGTGTCCgcctggcagcaacagcagcaacaacaccagcagcagcaccaacagcatcaCCAAGCGCAGCAGCTGGTCCCAGTGTCACTAAGTAACCTGGT GTCCAGTGGGCAACTCCCACATACTGCCACACTGACCGTCAACACCAACCCTAACATCAACATCAAGAAGGAACCGCCATCACCCAACCGTGAACGCAACACAGGCACTCCCTTGTCATCCTATAGCCACCAGAGTCGACACGATGCCACCGGCCGCTCTCCCGTCGACAGCCTCAGCAGCAACGCAAGCTCCTTTGAAGGCAACGATCGAGAAGACGCAAGGGCCGACTACACGTCGTCACTCGGGCTCCTGAGACCCTCGGGTGATGCAGAGGGCGACAGCCCATCTGTAAAACGCATGCGGCTTGACGCATGGGTAACATAA
- the MEF2D gene encoding myocyte-specific enhancer factor 2D isoform X2, with the protein MGRKKIQIQRITDERNRQVTFTKRKFGLMKKAYELSVLCDCEIALIIFNHSNKLFQYASTDMDKVLLKYTEYNEPHESRTNADIIEALNKKHREYESPDADEVFALTPQTEEKYKKIDEEFDKMMQSYRLASAVPAPNFAMPVTVPVTNQNTLQFSNPGGSLVTQSLMTASLTDPRLLSPQPPLQRNTVSPGLPQRPASAGAMLGGDLNNSNGTCPSPVDLQRAYIFSSTIQRNGYISARASPGLIQVSNGNSLGKVIQAKSPPPPSHGNQLGANSRKPDLRVITSQGNKGLMHQLTEEQLEMSAQRLVGVSQAAHSLTTPVVSVATPSLLSHHGLPFSAMSTAYNTDYQLTSADLSSLTSFSSPGGLSLGNVSAWQQQQQQHQQQHQQHHQAQQLVPVSLSNLVSSGQLPHTATLTVNTNPNINIKKEPPSPNRERNTGTPLSSYSHQSRHDATGRSPVDSLSSNASSFEGNDREDARADYTSSLGLLRPSGDAEGDSPSVKRMRLDAWVT; encoded by the exons GTTACGTTCACAAAGCGTAAATTCGGCCTGATGAAGAAAGCCTACGAGCTCAGCGTCCTCTGCGACTGCGAGATCGCCCTCATCATCTTCAACCACTCAAACAAACTGTTCCAGTACGCCAGCACCGATATGGACAAGGTGCTGCTGAAATACACCGAGTACAACGAGCCTCACGAGAGCCGGACAAATGCCGACATTATAGAG GCGCTGAACAAGAAGCACAGGGAGTACGAGAGCCCGGACGCGGATGAGGTGTTCGCGCTGACTCCGCAGACGGAGGAGAAATATAAAAAGATTGACGAGGAGTTTGATAAAATGATGCAGAGTTATAGACTCGCA TCTGCAGTTCCAGCACCGAATTTTGCCATGCCAGTTACTGTACCTGTGACCAATCAGAACACACTGCAGTTCAGCAACCCCGGAGGTTCCCTGGTCACACAGTCTCTGATGACGGCATCACTCACAGACCCCAGGCTGCTGTCTCCGCAGCCACCTTTACAGAGGAACACAGTGTCTCCAGGGCTACCTCAGCGGCCAGCCAGTGCCG GAGCGATGCTTGGCGGAGATCTCAACAACTCTAATGGAACCTGTCCAAGTCCAGTAG ATTTGCAGAGAGCCTACATATTCTCCAGTACTATACAGA GGAACGGCTACATAAGTGCAAGAGCCTCCCCAGGCCTAATACAGGTATCAAATGGGAACAGCCTGGGCAAAGTGATCCAAGCCAAATCGCCGCCACCTCCTTCCCACGGCAATCAGCTCGGAGCCAACAGTCGCAAACCAGATCTGCGCGTCATCACCTCCCAAGGCAACAAGGGATTAATGCATCAATTG ACGGAGGAACAGTTGGAAATG AGTGCACAGAGGTTAGTAGGAGTCTCTCAAGCAGCGCACTCCTTAACAACGCCCGTCGTTTCAGTGGCGACTCCCAGTTTACTGTCACATCATGGACTACCGTTCTCTGCCATGTCCACAGCATACAACACAG ATTACCAGCTGACCAGTGCAGACCTGTCTTCGCTTACCTCGTTCAGCTCCCCAGGAGGTTTGTCACTGGGCAATGTGTCCgcctggcagcaacagcagcaacaacaccagcagcagcaccaacagcatcaCCAAGCGCAGCAGCTGGTCCCAGTGTCACTAAGTAACCTGGT GTCCAGTGGGCAACTCCCACATACTGCCACACTGACCGTCAACACCAACCCTAACATCAACATCAAGAAGGAACCGCCATCACCCAACCGTGAACGCAACACAGGCACTCCCTTGTCATCCTATAGCCACCAGAGTCGACACGATGCCACCGGCCGCTCTCCCGTCGACAGCCTCAGCAGCAACGCAAGCTCCTTTGAAGGCAACGATCGAGAAGACGCAAGGGCCGACTACACGTCGTCACTCGGGCTCCTGAGACCCTCGGGTGATGCAGAGGGCGACAGCCCATCTGTAAAACGCATGCGGCTTGACGCATGGGTAACATAA
- the MEF2D gene encoding myocyte-specific enhancer factor 2D isoform X1, giving the protein MGRKKIQIQRITDERNRQVTFTKRKFGLMKKAYELSVLCDCEIALIIFNHSNKLFQYASTDMDKVLLKYTEYNEPHESRTNADIIETLRKKGFNGCDSPEPDGEDSIDQSPLMEDKYRKASEDLDILFKRYGSAVPAPNFAMPVTVPVTNQNTLQFSNPGGSLVTQSLMTASLTDPRLLSPQPPLQRNTVSPGLPQRPASAGAMLGGDLNNSNGTCPSPVDLQRAYIFSSTIQRNGYISARASPGLIQVSNGNSLGKVIQAKSPPPPSHGNQLGANSRKPDLRVITSQGNKGLMHQLTEEQLEMSAQRLVGVSQAAHSLTTPVVSVATPSLLSHHGLPFSAMSTAYNTDYQLTSADLSSLTSFSSPGGLSLGNVSAWQQQQQQHQQQHQQHHQAQQLVPVSLSNLVSSGQLPHTATLTVNTNPNINIKKEPPSPNRERNTGTPLSSYSHQSRHDATGRSPVDSLSSNASSFEGNDREDARADYTSSLGLLRPSGDAEGDSPSVKRMRLDAWVT; this is encoded by the exons GTTACGTTCACAAAGCGTAAATTCGGCCTGATGAAGAAAGCCTACGAGCTCAGCGTCCTCTGCGACTGCGAGATCGCCCTCATCATCTTCAACCACTCAAACAAACTGTTCCAGTACGCCAGCACCGATATGGACAAGGTGCTGCTGAAATACACCGAGTACAACGAGCCTCACGAGAGCCGGACAAATGCCGACATTATAGAG ACGTTAAGAAAGAAAGGTTTTAACGGGTGTGACAGCCCCGAACCAGACGGAGAGGACTCCATTGACCAGAGCCCTCTCATGGAAGACAAATACCGCAAAGCCAGCGAGGACCTGGACATTCTGTTCAAACGCTACGGC TCTGCAGTTCCAGCACCGAATTTTGCCATGCCAGTTACTGTACCTGTGACCAATCAGAACACACTGCAGTTCAGCAACCCCGGAGGTTCCCTGGTCACACAGTCTCTGATGACGGCATCACTCACAGACCCCAGGCTGCTGTCTCCGCAGCCACCTTTACAGAGGAACACAGTGTCTCCAGGGCTACCTCAGCGGCCAGCCAGTGCCG GAGCGATGCTTGGCGGAGATCTCAACAACTCTAATGGAACCTGTCCAAGTCCAGTAG ATTTGCAGAGAGCCTACATATTCTCCAGTACTATACAGA GGAACGGCTACATAAGTGCAAGAGCCTCCCCAGGCCTAATACAGGTATCAAATGGGAACAGCCTGGGCAAAGTGATCCAAGCCAAATCGCCGCCACCTCCTTCCCACGGCAATCAGCTCGGAGCCAACAGTCGCAAACCAGATCTGCGCGTCATCACCTCCCAAGGCAACAAGGGATTAATGCATCAATTG ACGGAGGAACAGTTGGAAATG AGTGCACAGAGGTTAGTAGGAGTCTCTCAAGCAGCGCACTCCTTAACAACGCCCGTCGTTTCAGTGGCGACTCCCAGTTTACTGTCACATCATGGACTACCGTTCTCTGCCATGTCCACAGCATACAACACAG ATTACCAGCTGACCAGTGCAGACCTGTCTTCGCTTACCTCGTTCAGCTCCCCAGGAGGTTTGTCACTGGGCAATGTGTCCgcctggcagcaacagcagcaacaacaccagcagcagcaccaacagcatcaCCAAGCGCAGCAGCTGGTCCCAGTGTCACTAAGTAACCTGGT GTCCAGTGGGCAACTCCCACATACTGCCACACTGACCGTCAACACCAACCCTAACATCAACATCAAGAAGGAACCGCCATCACCCAACCGTGAACGCAACACAGGCACTCCCTTGTCATCCTATAGCCACCAGAGTCGACACGATGCCACCGGCCGCTCTCCCGTCGACAGCCTCAGCAGCAACGCAAGCTCCTTTGAAGGCAACGATCGAGAAGACGCAAGGGCCGACTACACGTCGTCACTCGGGCTCCTGAGACCCTCGGGTGATGCAGAGGGCGACAGCCCATCTGTAAAACGCATGCGGCTTGACGCATGGGTAACATAA
- the MEF2D gene encoding myocyte-specific enhancer factor 2D isoform X6, with translation MGRKKIQIQRITDERNRQVTFTKRKFGLMKKAYELSVLCDCEIALIIFNHSNKLFQYASTDMDKVLLKYTEYNEPHESRTNADIIEALNKKHREYESPDADEVFALTPQTEEKYKKIDEEFDKMMQSYRLASAVPAPNFAMPVTVPVTNQNTLQFSNPGGSLVTQSLMTASLTDPRLLSPQPPLQRNTVSPGLPQRPASAGAMLGGDLNNSNGTCPSPVGNGYISARASPGLIQVSNGNSLGKVIQAKSPPPPSHGNQLGANSRKPDLRVITSQGNKGLMHQLSAQRLVGVSQAAHSLTTPVVSVATPSLLSHHGLPFSAMSTAYNTDYQLTSADLSSLTSFSSPGGLSLGNVSAWQQQQQQHQQQHQQHHQAQQLVPVSLSNLVSSGQLPHTATLTVNTNPNINIKKEPPSPNRERNTGTPLSSYSHQSRHDATGRSPVDSLSSNASSFEGNDREDARADYTSSLGLLRPSGDAEGDSPSVKRMRLDAWVT, from the exons GTTACGTTCACAAAGCGTAAATTCGGCCTGATGAAGAAAGCCTACGAGCTCAGCGTCCTCTGCGACTGCGAGATCGCCCTCATCATCTTCAACCACTCAAACAAACTGTTCCAGTACGCCAGCACCGATATGGACAAGGTGCTGCTGAAATACACCGAGTACAACGAGCCTCACGAGAGCCGGACAAATGCCGACATTATAGAG GCGCTGAACAAGAAGCACAGGGAGTACGAGAGCCCGGACGCGGATGAGGTGTTCGCGCTGACTCCGCAGACGGAGGAGAAATATAAAAAGATTGACGAGGAGTTTGATAAAATGATGCAGAGTTATAGACTCGCA TCTGCAGTTCCAGCACCGAATTTTGCCATGCCAGTTACTGTACCTGTGACCAATCAGAACACACTGCAGTTCAGCAACCCCGGAGGTTCCCTGGTCACACAGTCTCTGATGACGGCATCACTCACAGACCCCAGGCTGCTGTCTCCGCAGCCACCTTTACAGAGGAACACAGTGTCTCCAGGGCTACCTCAGCGGCCAGCCAGTGCCG GAGCGATGCTTGGCGGAGATCTCAACAACTCTAATGGAACCTGTCCAAGTCCAGTAG GGAACGGCTACATAAGTGCAAGAGCCTCCCCAGGCCTAATACAGGTATCAAATGGGAACAGCCTGGGCAAAGTGATCCAAGCCAAATCGCCGCCACCTCCTTCCCACGGCAATCAGCTCGGAGCCAACAGTCGCAAACCAGATCTGCGCGTCATCACCTCCCAAGGCAACAAGGGATTAATGCATCAATTG AGTGCACAGAGGTTAGTAGGAGTCTCTCAAGCAGCGCACTCCTTAACAACGCCCGTCGTTTCAGTGGCGACTCCCAGTTTACTGTCACATCATGGACTACCGTTCTCTGCCATGTCCACAGCATACAACACAG ATTACCAGCTGACCAGTGCAGACCTGTCTTCGCTTACCTCGTTCAGCTCCCCAGGAGGTTTGTCACTGGGCAATGTGTCCgcctggcagcaacagcagcaacaacaccagcagcagcaccaacagcatcaCCAAGCGCAGCAGCTGGTCCCAGTGTCACTAAGTAACCTGGT GTCCAGTGGGCAACTCCCACATACTGCCACACTGACCGTCAACACCAACCCTAACATCAACATCAAGAAGGAACCGCCATCACCCAACCGTGAACGCAACACAGGCACTCCCTTGTCATCCTATAGCCACCAGAGTCGACACGATGCCACCGGCCGCTCTCCCGTCGACAGCCTCAGCAGCAACGCAAGCTCCTTTGAAGGCAACGATCGAGAAGACGCAAGGGCCGACTACACGTCGTCACTCGGGCTCCTGAGACCCTCGGGTGATGCAGAGGGCGACAGCCCATCTGTAAAACGCATGCGGCTTGACGCATGGGTAACATAA